The region GGCTTTCGCCGCGCCCCCGACGCCGCCTGGACGGTGGCCGTCACCATGCGCACCAGCACGGTGGCAGAAGCGCTGCTGCGCTCGGTAGTCACGGGTTCCCTCATCCTGGCGCTGCTGCTGGGCGCCGGCTTTGCCCTGGCCTGGCGCGTGGGCGGCCGTCTGGCCAGCACCCTGCAGGAACTGACGCAGCAAATCCATGCGCTGGCGCAGGGCAAACCGCTGCTGTCGAACAAGCACGCGGACCGCGAATCGGCCGACATGGCCAGCGCCCTGGGCGCGCTGGAACGCGACCTGCGGCGCCACCGCACGCAGCTTGAAAGCCTGGTGGCCGAACGCACGCTGGCCCTGGAAAAGTCCACGCGCCTGCTGGAAACCGTGTATGCGACGGCGCCGATCGGCATGCTGTTCGTGGACCTGGACTTGCGCATCGTCATGATCAACCACTACCTGGCCACCATCAACGGGGCCAGCGTGGCGCAGCACCTGGGCCGTCCCGTGGGCGCCATGCTGTTCGACGACGCCGTGCGCGCCGAGGTGGAACGCTGCGTGCGCCAGGTTCTCGGGACGGGGCAGCCCATCGTCGACATGGAATTGCAAGGCCATAGCGGCCAGCAGCGCGAGCAGATCAGTCACTGGATCGTCTCCTACCACCCGATTTTTGGCCCGGAACAGCAGTTGCTGGGCGTATCGGGCCTGTGGCTGGACATTACCGAGCGCAAGCGCAGCGAAGCGGAATTTCGCCGCTCGAAACACCTGTTTGGCACCATCATCGAAAACATCCCGGCCATGGTCTTCGTCAAGCGCGCCGACAAGCTGAGCTTTGAAATGGTCAACCGCCACGCGGAACTGACCCTGGGACGCTCGCGCGAGCAATTGCTGGGCAAGACGGACCACGATTTCTTCCCGCCGCAGCAAGCGTCCGCCTTCGTCAGCGCCGACCGCAAGCTGCTGGCCACGGGGCAGATGGTGGAAATCGAACAGGAAGCGATCAATACGGCCGATGGCACCACGCGCCACTTCACCACGCGCAAGGTGGTCTTGCGCGACGATGCGGGGCGCCCCAGCCATGTGCTGGGGGTCTCGATCGACATCACGGAACGCAAGCGCGCCACCGAGGTGCTGCACGCCACCACCTGGCGCCTGGAACAGAACGAGCGCTTCATCCGCACCGTCACCGACAACCTGCCCGGCATGGTGTCGTACTGGGGCGCCGATTTACGTTGCCTATTTGCAAATAAGTTCTATAACGAATGGTTTGGCCGCAGCAGCGCCGAGCTGGCCGGCATCCACATGAGTGAATTGCTGGGGCAGGAACTGTTCGACGTGTATGCGCCCCACGTCGAGGGCGTGCTGGCGGGGCGGCCGCAAAGCTTCGAGCGCGACCTGCTCGATCCCGGCGGCCAGGTGTGCCACACGTGGACCAATTACATCCCCGATTTCGACGACGGCGGCGGCGTGCGCGGCTTCTTCGTGCTGGCCTCGGACGTGTCCGAGCTCAAGCGCACGGAATTGCGCCTGCACGAACTCAACGAGCAGATGGTGCGCGCGCGCGACAAGGCCGAGGCGGCCAGTATCGCGAAGAGCGAATTCGTCGCCAACATGAGCCATGAAATCCGCACGCCGATGAACGCCATCATCGGCCTGGCGCGCCTGCTGGAAGAGTCGCCGCTGGAACGGCGCGAGCGCAGCTATGTCGGCAAGATCCAGATGGCCACGCAGTCGCTGCTCAACATCGTCAACGACGTGCTCGATTTTTCCAAGATCGAGGCGGGACAGATGGTGCTGGAACAGCGCCGCTTCCAGCTCGAACGCATGCTGGGCAGCGTGGGCGTCTTGCTGGCCAGCAGCGCCTGGGCGCGCGGCGTGGAGCCCGTGTTCGTGCTTGATCCCGGCGTGCCGGATGAACTGATCGGCGACGCCCTGCGCATGGAACAGATCCTCATCAACCTGGTGGGCAACGCCGTCAAGTTCACCGCGCATGGCGAAGTGGTGCTGAGCATCGGCATGGAGGCCGAGGATGCGGCCAGCGCCACCCTCGCGTTTTCCGTGCGCGACACGGGCATCGGCATAGGCGCGGCCGAGCAGGAACGCATCTTCGACGCGTTTTCCCAGGGCGACAGCGGCACCAGCCGCAAATACGGCGGCACGGGACTGGGGCTGGCCATCTGCCGGCGCATGGTGGAACTGATGGGCGGCACCCTCAGCGTGAAAAGCACGCTGGGCCAGGGTTCCGACTTCCGCTTCAGCTGCCGCTTCGAGAAGGTGGCGCCGCCGCCCGAGCCGTCCGGCAAGGGCGTGCCCAAGGCCCTGTCACTGCTGATCATCGACGACAACGCCAGCGTGCGCGCCATGCTGGAAGACTGGTGCGCGGCGCAGGGCTGGCACAGCCGCAGCGCCGACAGCGGCGCGGCCGGCCTGTCCCTGCTGCGCAACCACGCCAGCGGCCTGGACGGCTTGCAGGCGGCCGCTCACGTGGATATGGTGCTGCTCGACGCGGCCATGCCCGGCATGGATGGCATTTCCATGCTCACCGAGGCGCGCGCCGACGAACACCTGGCGCTGCCGCCCGTGATCATGCTGGTGGCCGACCAGGACAGCGAAAACCTCGAACGCCTGGCCGACAGCCTGATGCTGGCCGGCATCGTCTCGAAACCGGCCACTCCGGCGCGCCTGCTGGCGGCCGTCACCGCCGTGCGGGATGGCCGCAATGGCCGCAGCGCGCCATCCGTGCTGCCCGTGTCCACGCCCTTGTCGGGTTTGCTCACAGGCATGCGCGTGCTGCTGGTGGAAGACAATGAAATCAACCAGGAAGTGGCGCAGTACATCCTGCTGCACTCCGGCGCGCGCGTGGCCGTGGCCGCCAATGGCAGGCTGGCCGTTGACTTGCTCACCAGCACGCCGGACGCCTGGGACGTGGTGCTGATGGATTTGCAGATGCCCGTCATGAATGGCTACGACGCCACCCTGGCCATCCGCGCTCTCGGCTTGCCGGACTTGCCCATCATCGCCATGACGGCCAATGCCATGGACGAAGACCGTCTGCGCGCCATCGCCAGCGGCATGAACGCGCATGTGGCCAAGCCCATCGATGTCGACGAGCTGATCGAGACCTTGACCCGCCTGGTGCGCGCCCCCCTGGGCAGCGGTGAAGGCGCCGTCCAGGCGACCGATGCCGCCACCCAGACGCCGGACTTGCCGGCCACCGTGCCCGGCATCGACCTGGCGGCGGCCCTGCACCGCTTCGGCGGCGACTACGGCGCCTTCCTGGCCCTGCTCAAGCGCTTTGAGAATTCGCAAGGCGACGCCGTGGAAGAAACGCGGCGCCTGCTGGCCGCCGGCCAGGCGCAGCAGGCGGCGCAAATGCTGCACCGCGTGTGCGGCGTGGCCGCCAACCTGGGCGCCACGCAGATCGCCAGCCTGGCCGCCGAGACGGAAAAAACGCTGAAAACGGGGCAACCGCACGCCACGGCCACCTTGCTGGGCCGGCTGGAAATGGCGATGGCCGAAGTCA is a window of Janthinobacterium rivuli DNA encoding:
- a CDS encoding PAS domain-containing protein; protein product: MLAWVIPTALVFLLLVAQSYTRERDHVVSETAQAARAVAAAVERDLNGAQMAARILADSPALQADDIVALRALAASLLQPGLAVSAFIVSDAKGRQLINTTLPASQAPPPLPQKWAASMERTRDYGKPRLTSLARAPDSVPQLALNLPLPRKQGAAYVLTALYPPDYLSVLLRELHLPAYLGAAIINADGINVARTLAPQRYVGQRTAAPLLEQIRQAREGVLRHATLEGIDVYTGFRRAPDAAWTVAVTMRTSTVAEALLRSVVTGSLILALLLGAGFALAWRVGGRLASTLQELTQQIHALAQGKPLLSNKHADRESADMASALGALERDLRRHRTQLESLVAERTLALEKSTRLLETVYATAPIGMLFVDLDLRIVMINHYLATINGASVAQHLGRPVGAMLFDDAVRAEVERCVRQVLGTGQPIVDMELQGHSGQQREQISHWIVSYHPIFGPEQQLLGVSGLWLDITERKRSEAEFRRSKHLFGTIIENIPAMVFVKRADKLSFEMVNRHAELTLGRSREQLLGKTDHDFFPPQQASAFVSADRKLLATGQMVEIEQEAINTADGTTRHFTTRKVVLRDDAGRPSHVLGVSIDITERKRATEVLHATTWRLEQNERFIRTVTDNLPGMVSYWGADLRCLFANKFYNEWFGRSSAELAGIHMSELLGQELFDVYAPHVEGVLAGRPQSFERDLLDPGGQVCHTWTNYIPDFDDGGGVRGFFVLASDVSELKRTELRLHELNEQMVRARDKAEAASIAKSEFVANMSHEIRTPMNAIIGLARLLEESPLERRERSYVGKIQMATQSLLNIVNDVLDFSKIEAGQMVLEQRRFQLERMLGSVGVLLASSAWARGVEPVFVLDPGVPDELIGDALRMEQILINLVGNAVKFTAHGEVVLSIGMEAEDAASATLAFSVRDTGIGIGAAEQERIFDAFSQGDSGTSRKYGGTGLGLAICRRMVELMGGTLSVKSTLGQGSDFRFSCRFEKVAPPPEPSGKGVPKALSLLIIDDNASVRAMLEDWCAAQGWHSRSADSGAAGLSLLRNHASGLDGLQAAAHVDMVLLDAAMPGMDGISMLTEARADEHLALPPVIMLVADQDSENLERLADSLMLAGIVSKPATPARLLAAVTAVRDGRNGRSAPSVLPVSTPLSGLLTGMRVLLVEDNEINQEVAQYILLHSGARVAVAANGRLAVDLLTSTPDAWDVVLMDLQMPVMNGYDATLAIRALGLPDLPIIAMTANAMDEDRLRAIASGMNAHVAKPIDVDELIETLTRLVRAPLGSGEGAVQATDAATQTPDLPATVPGIDLAAALHRFGGDYGAFLALLKRFENSQGDAVEETRRLLAAGQAQQAAQMLHRVCGVAANLGATQIASLAAETEKTLKTGQPHATATLLGRLEMAMAEVIEAARTLPSPVRRSQPAAAAPGGAPVDLHAGLSELLVLIHNNNLKALAQFQALHPAIQQSDREAALAMAHAIETLNFAEAEKLVLDQLKREENK